From Terriglobales bacterium, one genomic window encodes:
- a CDS encoding glycoside hydrolase family 28 protein: MPRILARIRPPSFPARDFDITRFGAIGDNQTDNTEAFRNAIAAASRAGGGRVVVPRGNFVTGAIRLMSNINLHVAAGATIRFSRDSKRYPLVFTRWEGIELMNFSPFIYAFEQENIGITGPGTIDGNCDCDHWWPWKGRTNCGWKPGDPSQESDRARLFEMAERGVPVSERVFGEGHYLRPMFIQPYRCKNVLLEGFTLLNSPMWQVHPVLCTNVTVRGLNIRTSVLGPNTDGCDPESCTDVLIEKCFFSVGDDCIAINSGRNADGRRVNVPSQNIVIQDCHMKDGHGGVTIGSQISGGVRNVFARNCRMDSPQLDIAVRIKNNAMRGGVIENVFVRDIDVGQIAMAALAIDFFYEEGKAGKFTPVTRNVTIQNLKTNKAKYALYLRGFENAPIERIALVDCDFGGVEKPSVIENVRGLSFSNVRVNGELVEKAI; the protein is encoded by the coding sequence GTGCCCCGCATTCTCGCGCGCATCCGCCCGCCGTCGTTCCCGGCCCGTGATTTCGATATCACGCGCTTCGGCGCAATTGGCGACAACCAGACCGACAACACCGAAGCCTTCCGCAACGCGATCGCCGCCGCTTCCCGAGCCGGCGGCGGACGTGTGGTTGTCCCCAGGGGCAATTTCGTCACCGGCGCCATCCGCCTGATGAGCAATATCAACCTGCATGTCGCTGCCGGTGCGACCATCCGGTTCTCACGAGACAGCAAGCGCTACCCGCTGGTGTTCACCCGTTGGGAAGGCATCGAGCTAATGAACTTTTCCCCGTTCATCTATGCCTTCGAGCAGGAGAACATCGGCATCACCGGTCCGGGCACGATTGACGGCAACTGCGACTGCGACCACTGGTGGCCGTGGAAGGGCCGCACCAACTGCGGATGGAAGCCCGGCGATCCCAGCCAGGAAAGTGACCGCGCCCGGCTGTTCGAGATGGCGGAACGCGGCGTCCCCGTCAGTGAAAGGGTTTTCGGCGAAGGCCACTACCTGCGACCGATGTTCATTCAGCCCTACCGCTGCAAAAATGTGTTGCTCGAGGGATTCACGCTGCTGAACTCTCCGATGTGGCAGGTACACCCGGTGCTCTGCACCAACGTCACCGTGCGCGGGCTCAATATCCGGACCAGCGTGCTCGGCCCCAATACCGACGGCTGCGATCCTGAATCCTGCACCGACGTGCTGATCGAGAAGTGCTTCTTCAGCGTGGGCGACGATTGCATCGCGATCAACTCCGGGCGCAATGCGGACGGACGCCGCGTCAACGTTCCTTCACAGAACATCGTCATTCAGGACTGCCACATGAAGGACGGGCACGGCGGCGTCACTATCGGCAGCCAGATCTCCGGCGGCGTGCGGAACGTTTTTGCGCGCAACTGCCGGATGGACAGCCCGCAGCTCGATATCGCCGTGCGCATTAAGAACAACGCCATGCGCGGCGGCGTTATCGAGAACGTCTTCGTGCGCGACATCGACGTCGGCCAGATCGCCATGGCAGCGCTGGCTATTGACTTCTTCTATGAAGAAGGGAAAGCAGGCAAGTTCACGCCGGTGACGCGCAATGTCACTATCCAGAACCTCAAGACGAACAAGGCGAAGTACGCTCTCTACCTTCGCGGTTTTGAGAATGCGCCCATTGAGCGCATTGCGCTGGTGGATTGTGACTTCGGCGGCGTGGAAAAACCCAGCGTCATAGAGAATGTCCGCGGCCTGTCCTTCAGCAACGTCCGCGTGAACGGCGAACTGGTCGAAAAAGCGATCTAA
- a CDS encoding LysR family transcriptional regulator: MEVRKLELLLAVMDSASLTSAAEKLDLSPAAVSVQLKALAREVKSELFVRSGRNLLPTPAARRLAAHARNVMDQLRLLELDFSREPVSDTQPFHLATGATTLIYRLAKPLADLRKRYPHMDLQLTVLATEEIVAGLLDRRFDLGLVSLPIRTDKLRTIHLFDEELLLLRPSASPVRSLRVGSIAPHQLDGAPFLLYPRDSNMRILIDRFLEALPVHARVIVEATDTEAIKRLVEAGFGYSMLPEYALKETGRYFQTLRIAGRRLVRHQALALPITAQPRALTSEVAKFLQDALCN; encoded by the coding sequence GTGGAAGTGCGCAAACTCGAGTTGCTCCTGGCGGTCATGGATTCGGCGTCGCTGACCAGCGCCGCCGAGAAGCTCGATCTTTCACCGGCGGCAGTGAGCGTGCAGCTGAAGGCCCTGGCACGGGAGGTCAAGTCGGAGCTGTTCGTCCGCTCCGGGCGGAATCTGCTGCCCACGCCGGCAGCGCGGCGGCTGGCGGCCCACGCGCGGAACGTGATGGACCAGTTGCGGTTGCTGGAGCTGGATTTTTCGCGCGAGCCAGTCAGCGACACCCAGCCCTTCCACCTCGCGACCGGCGCCACCACGCTCATCTACCGGCTGGCGAAGCCGCTGGCCGATCTGCGCAAGCGGTATCCGCACATGGACCTCCAACTGACGGTGCTCGCGACCGAGGAGATCGTGGCCGGGCTGCTGGACCGGCGCTTCGACCTCGGGCTGGTGTCGTTGCCGATTCGGACCGACAAGCTGCGCACGATTCACCTGTTCGACGAGGAGCTGTTGCTGCTGAGGCCGTCCGCGTCACCCGTGCGCTCTCTGCGCGTCGGTTCCATCGCGCCTCACCAGCTCGATGGCGCGCCTTTTCTTCTTTATCCTCGCGACAGCAACATGCGGATCCTGATTGATCGCTTTCTGGAGGCGCTGCCGGTGCACGCGCGCGTAATCGTGGAAGCCACCGATACCGAGGCGATCAAGCGGCTGGTGGAGGCCGGTTTCGGGTATTCGATGCTGCCCGAGTACGCGCTCAAAGAGACGGGCCGCTATTTTCAGACCTTGCGCATTGCGGGCCGCAGGCTGGTGCGGCACCAGGCATTGGCCCTGCCGATCACCGCGCAACCGCGGGCCCTGACCAGCGAAGTTGCGAAGTTTCTCCAGGACGCGCTCTGCAACTAG
- a CDS encoding alpha/beta fold hydrolase: MPITPFRPQVTDAQIADLRQRLARTRFPDAVGGWTYGFDIAYLRELRDYWLNKFDWRAQEAAWSRFPQFRAEIDGMGVHFIHARSANPSALPILISHGWPGSFLEMLKLIPLLSDPAAHGADARDSFHVIVPSLPGFGFSDRPRVTGFNTFSMAHLFSELMRQLGYERFIAQGGDFGAGISTILAWKYPQRVTAIHLNYIPGSYRPHVDPARPITPEEQAALDADDRWMEEKGAYSHLQRTQADVAAAALNDSPMGLAAWLIDKFRDWADCENPDGTRDLDRRFTKDELLANVSLYWFTETIASSMRLYRESRLAPLEFGPGERIAAPCGVARFAKEEPFMPESWVRRVYNVQRWKEIPTGGHFAAWEEPEQLAQELREFCRAYR, encoded by the coding sequence ATGCCCATCACTCCCTTTCGCCCCCAGGTCACCGACGCGCAGATCGCCGACTTGCGCCAGCGCCTCGCGCGCACCCGCTTCCCTGACGCCGTCGGCGGCTGGACCTACGGCTTCGACATCGCCTATTTGCGCGAACTCCGCGACTACTGGCTGAACAAATTCGACTGGCGCGCGCAGGAAGCCGCGTGGTCGCGTTTTCCGCAGTTCCGCGCCGAGATTGACGGCATGGGCGTCCATTTCATCCACGCGCGCAGCGCCAATCCCAGCGCGCTGCCTATTCTGATCTCGCACGGCTGGCCGGGCTCGTTCCTCGAGATGCTCAAGCTCATCCCGCTGCTCTCCGATCCCGCCGCTCACGGCGCGGACGCGCGCGACAGCTTTCACGTGATCGTGCCGTCGCTTCCCGGCTTCGGCTTCTCCGACCGGCCGCGCGTCACCGGATTCAACACGTTCAGCATGGCGCATCTTTTTTCCGAATTGATGCGACAGCTCGGGTACGAGCGCTTCATCGCCCAGGGTGGCGACTTCGGCGCCGGCATTTCCACCATTCTGGCGTGGAAGTATCCGCAGCGCGTTACTGCGATCCACCTGAACTACATTCCCGGTTCCTATCGTCCGCATGTTGATCCTGCACGCCCCATCACCCCCGAAGAACAAGCGGCGCTCGACGCCGACGACCGCTGGATGGAGGAAAAAGGCGCGTACTCGCACCTGCAGCGCACGCAGGCCGACGTTGCCGCCGCCGCGCTCAACGATTCGCCCATGGGCCTCGCCGCCTGGCTGATCGACAAGTTCCGCGACTGGGCCGATTGCGAGAACCCCGATGGCACGCGCGACCTCGATCGCCGCTTCACCAAAGACGAACTGCTCGCCAACGTTTCGCTGTACTGGTTCACCGAGACGATTGCTTCATCCATGCGCCTCTATCGCGAGAGCCGCCTGGCGCCGCTTGAGTTCGGCCCCGGCGAGCGCATCGCCGCGCCTTGCGGCGTGGCTCGTTTCGCCAAGGAAGAGCCGTTCATGCCGGAGTCGTGGGTGCGCCGCGTCTACAACGTGCAGCGCTGGAAGGAAATCCCCACCGGCGGCCACTTCGCCGCATGGGAAGAGCCGGAACAACTGGCGCAGGAGCTGCGCGAATTCTGCCGCGCATACCGCTAG
- a CDS encoding TonB-dependent receptor has protein sequence MRKHRFAIFAAALLSLSVLATGQAVNTARISGIITDTNGASIPGAEIKVTQTATGLTRVTTTEPDGSYSLASLPVGPYQLQVKAKGFGEYVQKGIVLQVGESPRMDIALKVGTVEQVVEVTSAVPLVEQQNTSVSTVIDQRRIVDLPLNGRQATQLVILSGAATNTTLASNDLISTKNYGNGVGTSSVTISVAGGQVNGTNYVLDGGDNNDSFSNVNLPFPFPDALQEYSVQTSTSSARYGLHPGAVVSLVTKSGTNKFHGDVFEFIRNNAVNAKRYAFPGANPTPDTLKRNQFGGTLGGPVLRDKLMFFAGYQGTRNRSTPTPTSVLVPTAAARSGDFSTMMSAACQSSGTARLLRDPVTNQNFANNFINPARFDSAAMNLLKLVPVSTDPCGKLSVSIPTTGDEDQGVARLDYIRSQKHSIFARYFIADFRDPAIFDQQNILTATKAGQLSRSHSLTLSDTYTFTPTLLNTFHLTGTRLAIDRSSPGDIPNFTSLGVNIPNPLDHAMVLSISGYFNVASGTATPGHFNRNALQVADDVDWTLGRHQLSFGVDWVHNRLNELSNFQTNGQFTFNTTFTRDGLADFMLGLPTTFAQGNPEWENWRQNYVALYLHDNYRIRRNLMLNLGLRWDPYYPAHDVYKRGSHFDLAAYTAGTKSSVFTNAPPGVFFCGDTQTPCSYVNSKAAQFSPRVGLVWDPFGNGKQSIRAGYGIFYDNAETFYFDRFADNSPYGAGISLSSPAGGFRNPYQGQSVPPFPTPFPTSSSNAFFPANAVWINSPLDLHPTYVQQWNLSIDRQLGNNWGVSVSYLGNKTTHLWLGYEANAAVFIPGTCGSAACSTTGNTQSRRVLSRINPTAGAFFSSVTQAFDGADASYNGLLLAANHRFSQNFSLNVNYTWSHCISDGDFNGELTNSRQTQTPDPRVGERGNCGFDRRQLFNSSLVVSSPRFQSRPLRLLLGDWQLANILSYTTGQMITVLTGSDRSLSGIGKDRPNQVGDPFTGTCPNGSPVGSLNCWFNTAAFAQNATGSFGNAPRNSIVGPGFLTFDPNIARSFRIRESQNLQVRFEVFNVLNHPNFGNPVLTLSSGQFGQVRSIAGEPRVFQLAMKYSF, from the coding sequence ATGCGGAAGCACAGGTTTGCCATCTTCGCCGCGGCCCTTCTCTCTCTCTCAGTCTTGGCAACCGGCCAGGCGGTGAACACCGCCCGCATCAGCGGCATCATCACCGACACGAACGGCGCCAGCATTCCTGGCGCCGAGATCAAAGTGACGCAAACCGCAACCGGCCTCACGCGCGTGACCACGACTGAACCCGACGGTTCCTATTCGCTGGCTTCGCTTCCCGTTGGGCCTTATCAGCTCCAGGTGAAAGCCAAGGGCTTTGGCGAGTATGTGCAGAAAGGCATCGTGCTCCAGGTTGGCGAAAGCCCGCGCATGGACATTGCGCTGAAGGTCGGCACCGTCGAGCAGGTGGTGGAAGTCACCTCGGCCGTGCCCCTCGTCGAGCAACAGAACACTTCCGTCTCCACGGTCATCGATCAGCGGCGCATCGTGGACCTGCCGCTGAACGGCCGCCAGGCGACACAGCTGGTGATCCTTTCCGGCGCGGCCACCAACACCACGCTGGCCAGCAATGACCTGATCAGCACCAAGAACTACGGCAATGGCGTGGGAACCAGCTCGGTCACCATCTCGGTGGCCGGCGGCCAGGTGAACGGCACCAACTACGTTCTCGATGGCGGCGACAACAACGATTCCTTTTCCAACGTCAACCTGCCGTTTCCGTTCCCCGATGCGCTGCAGGAATACAGCGTCCAGACCAGCACCTCCTCAGCCCGCTACGGGCTGCACCCGGGCGCGGTGGTAAGCCTTGTGACCAAGTCGGGCACGAACAAGTTCCACGGCGACGTTTTTGAGTTCATCCGCAACAACGCCGTGAATGCCAAGCGCTACGCTTTCCCGGGCGCGAATCCAACCCCGGATACGCTCAAGCGCAACCAGTTCGGCGGCACGTTGGGCGGGCCGGTCCTCCGCGATAAGCTGATGTTCTTCGCCGGGTATCAGGGGACGCGCAATCGCTCCACACCCACGCCGACCTCGGTCCTGGTGCCCACGGCAGCGGCGCGCAGCGGCGACTTCAGCACCATGATGTCGGCCGCATGTCAGTCCAGCGGCACCGCGCGCCTGTTGCGCGACCCGGTAACCAATCAGAACTTCGCTAACAACTTCATCAATCCGGCGCGCTTCGATAGCGCTGCCATGAACCTGCTGAAGCTTGTGCCGGTCTCGACTGACCCCTGCGGCAAGCTTTCCGTTTCCATTCCCACCACCGGTGACGAGGATCAGGGAGTGGCGCGCCTGGACTATATCCGCAGCCAGAAGCACAGCATCTTCGCTCGCTATTTCATCGCCGACTTCCGCGATCCCGCGATTTTCGACCAGCAGAACATCCTGACCGCGACGAAGGCGGGGCAGCTTTCGCGCAGCCATTCGCTGACGCTGTCAGACACCTACACCTTCACGCCCACGCTGCTGAACACGTTTCATCTGACCGGGACGCGGCTGGCGATTGATCGCAGTAGCCCGGGCGACATCCCGAACTTCACCTCGCTCGGCGTCAACATTCCCAATCCGCTGGATCACGCCATGGTGCTCTCCATCAGCGGCTACTTCAATGTTGCCAGCGGCACGGCGACACCGGGGCACTTCAACCGCAACGCCCTTCAGGTGGCCGACGACGTGGACTGGACCTTGGGCCGCCACCAGCTCTCGTTCGGAGTGGACTGGGTGCACAACCGGCTGAACGAGCTCTCGAACTTCCAGACCAACGGTCAGTTCACCTTCAACACCACCTTCACGCGCGACGGGTTGGCGGACTTCATGCTGGGCCTGCCCACCACTTTCGCGCAAGGCAATCCCGAGTGGGAGAACTGGCGCCAGAATTACGTCGCGCTCTACCTCCACGACAACTACCGCATTCGCCGCAATCTGATGCTCAATCTCGGCTTGCGCTGGGATCCGTATTACCCCGCCCATGACGTTTACAAACGCGGCAGCCACTTCGACCTGGCCGCCTACACCGCCGGTACGAAGAGTTCGGTCTTCACGAACGCGCCTCCGGGAGTGTTCTTCTGCGGCGACACCCAGACGCCTTGCTCCTATGTGAACAGCAAGGCTGCGCAGTTCTCGCCGCGCGTCGGACTGGTCTGGGACCCGTTCGGAAACGGAAAGCAGTCCATACGCGCCGGCTACGGCATCTTCTACGACAACGCCGAGACGTTCTACTTCGACCGCTTCGCCGACAATTCGCCCTACGGCGCGGGCATCAGCCTGTCATCGCCCGCGGGCGGCTTCCGGAACCCCTACCAGGGCCAGAGCGTGCCGCCGTTCCCGACACCCTTCCCGACGTCGTCATCGAACGCGTTCTTCCCCGCGAACGCCGTCTGGATCAACTCGCCACTGGACTTGCACCCGACCTACGTGCAGCAGTGGAACCTCAGCATTGATCGCCAGCTCGGCAACAACTGGGGCGTCTCCGTTTCCTATCTCGGTAACAAGACTACTCACCTGTGGCTGGGCTACGAGGCCAACGCGGCCGTGTTCATTCCCGGCACATGCGGCTCGGCAGCGTGCTCAACCACCGGCAACACGCAATCGCGACGCGTGTTGTCTCGCATCAATCCAACCGCCGGCGCTTTCTTCTCCAGCGTGACGCAGGCCTTCGACGGCGCCGATGCCTCGTACAACGGTCTGCTGCTGGCGGCCAATCACCGCTTCAGCCAGAACTTCTCGCTCAACGTCAACTACACCTGGTCGCACTGCATCAGCGACGGCGACTTCAACGGCGAGCTCACCAACAGCCGCCAGACGCAAACCCCCGATCCACGCGTCGGCGAGCGCGGCAACTGCGGATTCGATCGGCGTCAGCTGTTCAACTCATCGCTTGTGGTGTCCAGTCCGCGCTTCCAGTCCAGGCCCCTGCGCCTGCTGCTCGGCGACTGGCAGCTGGCCAATATCCTCAGCTACACAACCGGCCAGATGATCACCGTCCTTACAGGGTCGGATCGCTCGCTCTCCGGCATCGGCAAGGACCGCCCCAATCAGGTCGGCGATCCGTTCACCGGCACCTGCCCGAACGGCTCGCCCGTCGGCTCGCTCAACTGTTGGTTCAACACCGCCGCCTTCGCACAGAACGCGACGGGCAGTTTTGGAAATGCGCCCCGCAACAGCATTGTTGGACCTGGGTTCCTCACCTTCGATCCCAATATCGCGCGCAGCTTCCGCATCCGCGAGTCACAAAACCTGCAGGTGAGATTTGAGGTGTTCAACGTGCTGAACCACCCCAACTTCGGGAACCCGGTGCTGACGCTTAGCAGTGGACAATTCGGCCAGGTCCGGTCCATAGCTGGGGAGCCTCGCGTTTTCCAGCTGGCCATGAAGTACTCATTCTGA